In Methanonatronarchaeum thermophilum, a genomic segment contains:
- the glyS gene encoding glycine--tRNA ligase, whose protein sequence is MTDVYSKLMKIGKRRGIIWPSFEIYGSASGFYDYGPNGTQILRNIKDKWREYYNDQEGFGEITTTTIMGEKVFQGSGHLEGFEDAMTQCKQCNKSYRADHLVEQYTEIQADSLPNKEIHNLIKQNNVQCPECNGQLGEVYDFNLMFNTDIGPGSSRPGYLRPETAQGMFVNYPYLYKHNREKLPFGTIQIGRAYRNEISPRQGIIRLREFIQMEAEIFVHPENKKHPKFKQYQDIEIKLHPTKQQQNEEKPIKTTLKKAVDKGWIGNEMIAYYIGLSTKYFKEIGINPNKLRYRQHLPDEMAHYASECWDAEAHSERFGWIEIAGISDRTNYDLKKHSQTSGKQLTAFERYDKPKQKTKTTIEPQMDILGPELKEKAKPVAETIQQMNPNKIKQMLEKGPIELNVNGEKIEINKKHIEINKTKQTIRGEKIHPHVIEPSYGLDRIFYITLEHAYTQDTQNGEKRNLLQLKKQIAPIQTAIFPLLNKKQLTNKAQKIHKKLKKQYKTTIDTSGSIGRRYRRQDEIGTPYCITIDHQTLKDNTITIRERDTTKQIRIKTNQLPNTLKKLFNGTKLQEITKQPKN, encoded by the coding sequence ATGACCGATGTCTACAGCAAACTAATGAAGATAGGCAAAAGAAGAGGCATAATCTGGCCAAGCTTCGAAATATACGGATCAGCATCAGGGTTCTACGACTATGGACCAAACGGAACACAGATCCTAAGAAACATCAAAGACAAATGGAGAGAGTACTATAACGACCAAGAAGGATTCGGCGAAATAACAACCACAACAATAATGGGAGAAAAAGTATTCCAAGGCTCCGGACACCTCGAAGGATTTGAAGACGCAATGACCCAATGCAAACAATGCAACAAATCATATCGAGCCGACCACCTCGTAGAACAATACACCGAAATCCAAGCAGACAGCCTACCAAACAAAGAGATACACAACCTAATAAAACAAAACAACGTCCAATGCCCCGAATGCAACGGCCAACTAGGAGAAGTATACGACTTCAACCTAATGTTCAACACAGACATCGGACCCGGCTCCAGCAGACCAGGATACCTAAGACCAGAAACAGCACAAGGAATGTTCGTAAACTACCCCTACCTATACAAACACAACCGAGAAAAACTACCCTTTGGAACAATACAAATCGGCAGAGCATACAGAAACGAAATCTCACCCAGACAAGGAATAATAAGACTTCGCGAATTCATACAGATGGAAGCAGAGATATTCGTACATCCAGAAAACAAAAAACACCCCAAATTCAAACAATACCAAGACATAGAAATCAAACTACACCCAACCAAACAACAACAAAACGAAGAAAAACCAATCAAAACAACCCTAAAAAAAGCTGTAGACAAAGGTTGGATCGGAAACGAAATGATAGCCTACTACATAGGCCTATCAACAAAATACTTCAAAGAAATAGGCATAAACCCCAACAAACTAAGATACCGACAACACCTACCAGACGAAATGGCCCACTACGCATCCGAATGCTGGGACGCCGAAGCCCACTCAGAACGATTCGGCTGGATAGAAATAGCAGGAATATCAGACCGAACAAACTACGACCTAAAAAAACACAGCCAAACATCAGGAAAACAACTAACAGCATTCGAAAGATACGACAAACCAAAACAAAAAACAAAAACAACAATAGAACCACAAATGGACATACTAGGCCCAGAACTCAAAGAAAAAGCAAAACCAGTCGCCGAAACAATCCAACAAATGAACCCAAACAAAATAAAACAAATGCTAGAAAAAGGACCAATAGAACTCAACGTAAACGGAGAAAAAATCGAAATAAACAAAAAACACATCGAAATAAACAAAACAAAACAAACCATACGCGGAGAAAAAATACACCCACACGTAATCGAACCAAGCTACGGACTAGACCGAATATTCTACATAACACTAGAACACGCATACACACAAGACACACAAAACGGCGAAAAAAGAAACCTACTACAACTCAAAAAACAAATAGCCCCAATACAAACAGCAATATTCCCCCTACTAAACAAAAAACAACTCACAAACAAAGCACAAAAAATCCACAAAAAACTAAAAAAACAATACAAAACAACAATAGACACATCAGGCTCAATAGGACGAAGATACCGACGACAAGACGAAATAGGAACCCCATACTGCATAACAATAGACCACCAAACACTAAAAGACAACACAATCACAATAAGAGAACGAGACACAACAAAACAAATCAGAATAAAAACCAACCAACTACCAAACACACTAAAAAAACTATTCAACGGAACAAAACTACAAGAAATAACCAAACAACCAAAAAACTAA